From the genome of bacterium:
ACATGGCCCCGCCAGGGGGAACACGGCAAGGGCGCGATCATCGAAGGTCGCGTTTTCTTGGGTTCACCCCCCTGGCGGGACCCAACCTCACGCTCGGGCGGGATCGGGGGACATCACGATGGCTTGCCCACGGAGGCAAGCGACAGCAGTCCAAAGCCGAAGGCCTTGCAGCTCCCCAGGCCCCGGGCCACAGCCTCACTGAGGAGCGATGGATCGGTGACAGTCAGGAGGCCGTCAAAGAGCACCGCATGGCATGTCAGGGGACGGCGGCGGCGCCCGGCCGGCGCCATGCGCACGAAGCCCTCGCTGGCCGACTGTGTCTGCAGGACGATGAACCCGCTCCGGTCTCCCTGGCGCTGCAGCCAGTCAAGCTGCTCCCTCTCGTGCAGCCAGGCCAGGCGGCGCCGGCCACGCTTGAACGTCGGGTTCGCCCGCAGTCGGAAGCGTAGCAGTTGGGCATGAGCGAACCGGGGGCGCCACACCTTCACCGCCACGTCGGGGGCGCCACCGTCCGCGCTCCCGAGATAGTCGCCCGGCAGGCACGACCAGTCCGGCTCCTGCCACGATTGGACCAGCACGACAGCATCGGTCGCGGCGACCTCCAGACGGAACAGCGCGCCGGCGGTGCGACGGCTGGCGTCGAAGGCCTGCAGCACCGTGCGGTGCATCTGGTACGGGTCAAGCAGGTCCTGTCTGGCCGCTGCCGACTGCAGGTTCAGATCCAGCCGCGACAGGTACAGCAGCCCGGGTAGGCACATGGTGAGGCACCCAACTGGTGCGGACATACCGCACGCGGAAGGCCCGCCGCTGCGGGTGGAAGCTGATCGGGACGTCATAGCGCGGCTCTCCCCCACCGTCGGGCGCTTCGAGCACCAGACGCACCTGCCCAGGGGCGCTGGAGGCGCCGTATGACCTGCTGCCGATCGCGGGGGCTGCTCGCAGGACCTCCTCCAGCGCGCCTGGGGCGACTCCCGCCGCCGGCGGTACGGAGGGCACGTAGCTCCGACGCCCCAGGCATAGCGGCCAGCACGGGTCGCGTAGCGCCCCGTCGAGGCGAGCCAGGAACGCAACCTCGTCGCCATGCAGCCCGACCAGGAAGTCGGCATCGGCCAGATAGTCCCGGCACGACAGGAGCGTACCGCCGCTGCCACCTTGCGCCCGGGCGACGCCATACGGGCCGCCACCGACGGTGCCGCCACCGATGGTCTGGAAGTCCACGCCCGGAACACCCTCGTGGTTCACACGCACCCCCATCGGCAGGGCGGCCAGGCGCGCCACCAACGCGTCATCGTCACGGGAGGCGCCCAGGGCTGCGCACAGCAGGCCGATGACGCCGCTCTTGGAGGGCTCGCGCGCCGTGTCGCGGTGGCTGAAGCGGCTGACCAACCCCCAGGACTGCATGGGCCCGACGAGACGGATGAGCAGGACTGCCACGGTCACTCCTCCGCGAGCCCACTGGCCGCCAGAGCCACATCCACGGCATCGCGCACATGCCGCACGCGCTGGCCGTTGAGGTGTTGCACCGGGCATTCCTCAAGCCAACACGCCGGTCGGGCGGCGATCCCGTCCTCCCCGTACATGTCGGCCAGCTTGCCCCAGTAGGTGTCGGCCGCGATGACGCTCTTGGCCACCAAACCCAGACGGTCGCTGGCCGACACGAACACGGGGTGCTCAAAGGCGTTCGCAAGCGACCAGCCGGCGCCATGGCTGCGCGCCACGATCATCACGAAGCTGGGGGGGTTGGCGGCCGCCATCCCGTTCTGGCGGCCGGAAGGAACGGCCGCGATGGCGGCGTGGAGGAAGCCGGCGAGCGTGTCGGCAGCCAGCTCCGCGTCTCCCGCCAGGTTCGTGAGCA
Proteins encoded in this window:
- the cas6e gene encoding type I-E CRISPR-associated protein Cas6/Cse3/CasE gives rise to the protein MCLPGLLYLSRLDLNLQSAAARQDLLDPYQMHRTVLQAFDASRRTAGALFRLEVAATDAVVLVQSWQEPDWSCLPGDYLGSADGGAPDVAVKVWRPRFAHAQLLRFRLRANPTFKRGRRRLAWLHEREQLDWLQRQGDRSGFIVLQTQSASEGFVRMAPAGRRRRPLTCHAVLFDGLLTVTDPSLLSEAVARGLGSCKAFGFGLLSLASVGKPS
- the cas5e gene encoding type I-E CRISPR-associated protein Cas5/CasD; the encoded protein is MAVLLIRLVGPMQSWGLVSRFSHRDTAREPSKSGVIGLLCAALGASRDDDALVARLAALPMGVRVNHEGVPGVDFQTIGGGTVGGGPYGVARAQGGSGGTLLSCRDYLADADFLVGLHGDEVAFLARLDGALRDPCWPLCLGRRSYVPSVPPAAGVAPGALEEVLRAAPAIGSRSYGASSAPGQVRLVLEAPDGGGEPRYDVPISFHPQRRAFRVRYVRTSWVPHHVPTRAAVPVAAGSEPAVGSGQTGPA